The DNA region GGGCAGCTATCTGCTTCGGACGCTGCCAACGGCGTTCTGATCGATTGCCCGGCCGGAACGGTCAAGGCATTTGCCGATTTCGATGGACATGAAGTCCGGTCAGTTTCTTTTTTGAATGTCCCAAGCTTCGTTTATGCCGAGCAGTTTGCGGTGAAGGTTCAAGGCATGGAGGTAAGGGTCGATGTCGCTTTTGGCGGTGAGTTTTATGCTGTGGTCGATATGTCAGCTTTGGGAGACGGGGATGTGTTCAACCTTCCGAAGCTGCGTGAATGGGGCAGACTGATCCGCGAGGAGATCGAACGGCGGCTTGAGGTGAAGCATCCGCATCTGGACTGGATATCCGGAATTCACGGCGTCTTTTTTTATCAAAGGGGAGATGCATCGTGCGATGACCGAAACCCGAACCGGCTCACATATCGCTGCACGGCTGCATTTGCCGGAGAGCAGCTTGACCGGTCGCCGGGAGGGGCTGGCACCTGCGCTCACATGGCGGTCCTGCATTCCTGCGGTTCGTTGAAGCCAGGGCAGCAGATCGTTTATGAAGGGATCACTGGCGCGCGAATCGTGGGAAGCATCGAAGGGGAAAAGGACATTTACGGGTATAGAGCTGTCATTCCTCGGCTCACCGGAACCGCTCACATCCTGGGCTTCATGAATTTCTTGCTCGATCCGTCAGACTCGCTGCCGGAAGGTTTTGTTCTGTACTGAATCGAGGTTGATATTGAAATGGATAACACTGAAGGGAGAAATGTCAATATGGCAACATTTGAAGGAGTTTATGTCGCACTTGTCACACCGTTTACAGCGGATTACGAGGTTGATTACAAACGTTTGGCGGAGCTTTGCGATGACCTTATCTCACAAGGTGTGAACGGTTTGATCCCGGCTGGATCATTAGGCGAATATGCGACTTTAACACAGGAGGAACGGGCCAAGGTTGTGGAGACGGTCATCGAAACCGCGGCAGGCCGAGTGCCTGTAATGGTCGGTTCCGCGGCACCTTCCACCAAGCAAGTGGCAGATTGGGTACGGCATGCCAAGGATGCGGGAGCTGCCGGCGTGATGGCACTGCCACCGATTAATTACAAGCCGCTTGAGTCTGAGGTCATTGCTCATTATGAAGCGGTCAATGAGGTCGGTTTGCCGATTATCGTTTACAACAACCCGCATGATTACAAAGTTGATTTGACTCCCCAGCTGCTTTCCAGGCTTTCCGAGCTTGAACATGTCGTGGCCGTGAAGGAATTCTCCGGGGACATCCGCCGCGTGCACGATATTTTGGCCCAAACCAATTTGGAAGTGATGATTGGCGTTGACGACTTAGCTATGGAAGGTGCGCTGTGCGGGGCAACGGGCTGGATTTCGGGCGTGCCAAATGCTCTGCCTAAGGAAGGAGTGGAGTTGTTCAATCTGGCGAGACAGGGCAAAGTTCGGGAGGCGTCTGTTCTATATCGCCATCTTCTCCCTTTGTTCCACTTTGATGCCAGTCCACAGCTTGTCCAGTCGATCAAATATATGATGGAACTGGCCGGATTCCCGGTAGGACCGACGCGTCCGCCTCGCCTGCCACTCCCGGCAGCCGACTATATCGCCATCAAAGAAGCATTTGAGTTTGCCGTGAAGCGCGAAATAAGCCAGCCATGAAGCCTTAACCAATAAAGCTGAATTATGAATCCTGCAAAAGGAGGAACGCAAATGAAAAACAGCCGCAACTGGATCGGGGGAGAATGGATAGAGCCGACAGCGGGAGAGTGCGCCGTAATCAACCCATCCAACACCAAGGAGCAGGTGGGGGTGTTGCATTTATCGGATTCATCACAAGTCATTCAGGCAGAGCAGGCGGCGCGTGAAGCTTACGGCCCCTGGTCTGGCTTGAGCGGCCCTGTCAGAGCCGGTCATTTGGAACGGATGGCGGATTTGCTTCAGTCAAAATCGGGTGACGTCGCTAACCTCGCAAGCATGGAGATGGGGAAGCCGATTGCGGAAATGCGCGGGGAAGTAAGCCGGGGAGTAAACCTGCTGCGTTATTACGCCGCCGAGGGACTCCGGGCGAACGGGGCGGTCATCCCTTCCAGCGAGCAGAATGTGCTGCAATTCACCAGGAAGGTTTCTCTCGGCGTGGCGGGCATCATTACGCCATGGAATTTCCCCGTTGCCATTCCGATCTGGAAAATAGCACCCGCGCTGATTTGCGGAAACACGGTCGTATGGAAACCGGCAGAGCTTGCATCGCTGACCGCGACCAGGCTGGCCGAACTGTTTGAAGAAGCTGGGCTTCCGCC from Paenibacillus sp. JNUCC-31 includes:
- a CDS encoding dihydrodipicolinate synthase family protein, which codes for MATFEGVYVALVTPFTADYEVDYKRLAELCDDLISQGVNGLIPAGSLGEYATLTQEERAKVVETVIETAAGRVPVMVGSAAPSTKQVADWVRHAKDAGAAGVMALPPINYKPLESEVIAHYEAVNEVGLPIIVYNNPHDYKVDLTPQLLSRLSELEHVVAVKEFSGDIRRVHDILAQTNLEVMIGVDDLAMEGALCGATGWISGVPNALPKEGVELFNLARQGKVREASVLYRHLLPLFHFDASPQLVQSIKYMMELAGFPVGPTRPPRLPLPAADYIAIKEAFEFAVKREISQP
- a CDS encoding proline racemase family protein encodes the protein METTKWYAALDTHSCGQPLRIITGGVPQINGSSQHAKSLFFKRHFDSVRKLLLAEPRGHREMTGAIVTAPTTAEASFGLLFLNQEGLSAISGHGIIAAVAAWASTGQLSASDAANGVLIDCPAGTVKAFADFDGHEVRSVSFLNVPSFVYAEQFAVKVQGMEVRVDVAFGGEFYAVVDMSALGDGDVFNLPKLREWGRLIREEIERRLEVKHPHLDWISGIHGVFFYQRGDASCDDRNPNRLTYRCTAAFAGEQLDRSPGGAGTCAHMAVLHSCGSLKPGQQIVYEGITGARIVGSIEGEKDIYGYRAVIPRLTGTAHILGFMNFLLDPSDSLPEGFVLY